In uncultured Cohaesibacter sp., a genomic segment contains:
- a CDS encoding glutamate synthase-related protein: protein MEQSQNQFGLYDHSFEKSSCGVGFLTYKSGVQTHDVLLKANEALCTVPHRGGMSAEGVGDGAGVCVDLSLSFFRKITGIPTLELGEFGVGNFFLPELKKNWDAADRLIKESLEKNGLRIVLVRDAPVNNSVIRPAALKYMLSVHQVVFVKDKSMDGKAFDRKIHDALMDIESVAYLEPSLKGLYPLSMSAHTQVYKGRLNSNEVIPYFYDLTDEDHKIHSLFFHTRFSTNTEPQPSMAQPFRLMAHNGELNTDKKNRLSEATIAQMKNQQIYSPPGQSDSARLDQTLERRLIEDDLDLITAVVAMMPPAWENDTRFPEDVRVMLEYFSLYEEKNDGPAALIFGNGTVVGARLDRLGLRPLRSVETDEYLCVMSEAGQVDFEPSSILRRGRIEAGGMLYFDHETKKSYTSDQALKMLASKRDYRSLLESARKNLDDLPRADGVTEVASSFTDVQRFVAYGLNQESFKFLLDPMMQTGKEKISAMGYGVAINSLTDQEGGMSKYFSQRFAQVTNPPLDSLREADGMTLRVALGAKPHFNKGETKQLVVQTPVLSPDDLAAIRAQSDVAITEVEMFFEVDHKADRKKAQDDLIAAVDGVCDQVEKAARDKGGIVILSDAMVDEKMAAIPLPLMISAANQRLIEQGLRFRVSLVAESGQIASAHQIATALGFGASAVMPISVEARAMEFAKGDRDEAKKNIAQFISAANKSLMKTMGKVGLCTAESYIGGEFFEPNFLDTDEPILKRYFPNMKNTVGGVDFASVAKSVVNWHKRACEVKNEDDIPLLGLFKERSEGAGHTYGTLAVRGFVEMTEEPIQSDLSAPEKGDGDVNDLRLLPVDRLKDAYGKGSDSYRNTSFGRRTPEEIDSFRITPNYRKFALELAKEREARPAALRDVLCFPTDISWAATAEEFRTELFRHDLVGNNNFFVRGLRVHHNKDDSFTVFFASKFSHERLIALSVALKSQFGDELLTMETEGENIHITAKGLAHFYLANHKRPNGKLALNKVQPAHEITAMLASGAMSHGALVAPAHEAVAHGANMVGAFSNSGEGGEHYSRYGTIRSSSIKQLASGRFGVWTGYLADPTLEEIEIKIAQGAKPGEGGQLPGKKVTVEIAAARGGTPGVELISPPPHHDTYSIEDLAQLIHDAKAARVRVIVKLVSSEGIGTIAVGVAKAGADVINIAGNSGGTGAAAVTSLKNTGRAAEIGLAEVHQALCANGLRDKVILRCSGAHQTATDVVKSCLLGGDSFEFGTTALMMLKCVMAKNCNIKCPAGLTTNSEVFDGDPRALGQYLMNIAHECREILANLGFKSMREARGRSDYLHLIKHPSAIGQMDLRNMLRVVPEVHIKEPVYLEAHYEIDDMLLKEFKNKAVQRHHKRATLVVEKKLDNRNKTVGGQLSIDIERMLQHEISEKHVKSMPMVYTDDRGRNMLKPETLEIHTHGSAGQSYAAFCNSGMVFHHVGTCNDGVGKGASGGYIAVHSPGGGTEENVLIGNFALFGASGSSLFVEGGAGDRFGVRNSGATAVVEGVGDFCGEYMTNGAIMNLGVFGKGFCNGMSGGVAYQYDPYNQLEALYSHDSVKLHRLDGDNDRAKLHKLAVMRLLRHHVKFTGSKKGKFLLDNFDTEIVNFKFATPLALETYQNYEAILKANPRKELTEELANALVSYQLRKFKLAYRDGKVIAGGIIPKQGETDTKLMYELINNFTVINMAQQIVKGRYRGEEISAETLNSGVRKLILTEDFTLMTKLSAIARQALTDYSDMELAVLISDKRMKDYKTALSNRNVRLMDSIGTYGWILLQDRQNRKAMGELPDFESLFAATSSQELVKQVP, encoded by the coding sequence TTGGAACAGTCTCAGAATCAATTCGGCCTGTATGACCATAGCTTTGAAAAAAGCAGCTGCGGTGTTGGCTTCTTGACTTACAAATCCGGTGTTCAAACCCATGACGTGTTGCTGAAGGCGAACGAAGCACTTTGCACGGTTCCCCATCGCGGCGGCATGAGCGCGGAAGGCGTCGGCGATGGCGCCGGTGTCTGCGTGGATTTGTCCCTTTCTTTCTTCCGAAAAATCACCGGCATCCCCACTCTGGAACTGGGCGAGTTCGGCGTTGGCAACTTCTTCCTGCCAGAGCTGAAAAAGAACTGGGACGCGGCCGACAGACTGATCAAGGAAAGCCTTGAGAAGAACGGCCTGCGCATTGTTCTCGTGCGCGATGCTCCGGTCAACAATTCCGTCATTCGTCCGGCGGCGCTGAAATATATGCTGTCTGTGCATCAGGTTGTCTTTGTCAAGGACAAGTCGATGGACGGCAAGGCATTTGATCGCAAGATCCATGACGCGCTGATGGATATCGAATCCGTTGCCTATCTGGAGCCGTCGCTGAAGGGGCTTTATCCTCTTTCGATGTCTGCCCATACCCAGGTTTACAAGGGACGTTTGAACTCCAATGAGGTCATCCCCTATTTCTATGACCTGACGGATGAAGACCATAAAATTCATTCGCTGTTCTTCCATACCCGTTTCTCGACCAACACCGAGCCGCAGCCTTCCATGGCGCAACCATTCCGCTTGATGGCGCATAACGGCGAGTTGAACACCGACAAGAAAAACCGTCTCTCGGAAGCAACGATCGCGCAGATGAAAAATCAGCAGATCTATTCGCCTCCGGGACAGTCTGACTCTGCCCGTCTGGACCAGACGCTCGAGCGTCGGCTGATTGAGGATGATCTTGATCTGATCACCGCCGTTGTCGCCATGATGCCTCCGGCATGGGAAAATGATACGCGCTTCCCCGAAGATGTTCGGGTGATGCTGGAATATTTCTCTCTTTATGAAGAGAAGAATGACGGCCCCGCCGCGCTTATTTTCGGCAATGGTACCGTGGTCGGTGCGCGTCTTGACCGTCTTGGTCTGCGTCCGCTTCGCTCCGTTGAAACCGATGAATATCTCTGCGTCATGTCGGAAGCCGGTCAGGTTGATTTCGAACCCTCCAGCATCTTGCGCCGTGGACGCATTGAAGCCGGTGGCATGCTCTATTTTGACCATGAAACCAAGAAGTCATACACCTCCGATCAGGCGCTCAAAATGCTCGCCTCCAAGCGGGACTATCGCTCGCTGTTGGAAAGCGCACGCAAGAATCTCGATGATCTGCCGCGCGCCGACGGTGTCACGGAAGTTGCCAGCAGCTTTACCGACGTTCAGCGCTTCGTTGCCTATGGCCTCAATCAGGAGAGTTTCAAATTCCTGCTTGATCCGATGATGCAGACGGGCAAGGAGAAGATTTCCGCCATGGGTTATGGCGTGGCCATCAACTCGCTGACCGATCAGGAAGGCGGCATGTCGAAATATTTCTCGCAGCGTTTTGCGCAGGTGACCAACCCGCCACTCGACAGCTTGCGTGAAGCCGACGGCATGACCCTGCGCGTTGCACTGGGCGCAAAGCCTCACTTCAACAAGGGCGAAACCAAGCAGTTGGTCGTGCAGACGCCGGTGCTCTCCCCTGATGATCTGGCGGCCATTCGTGCCCAGAGCGATGTGGCCATCACCGAAGTGGAAATGTTCTTCGAAGTGGACCACAAAGCCGATCGCAAGAAGGCTCAGGACGATCTGATTGCTGCCGTGGACGGCGTTTGTGATCAGGTTGAAAAGGCAGCTCGCGACAAGGGCGGAATCGTCATTCTTTCCGACGCGATGGTCGACGAGAAAATGGCGGCCATTCCTCTGCCGCTGATGATCTCGGCAGCCAACCAGCGCCTCATCGAACAGGGACTTCGGTTCCGCGTTTCGCTGGTGGCTGAAAGTGGTCAGATCGCATCTGCCCACCAGATCGCGACGGCGCTGGGCTTTGGTGCCTCTGCGGTGATGCCGATTTCGGTTGAAGCGCGCGCGATGGAATTTGCCAAGGGTGACAGGGACGAAGCGAAGAAGAATATCGCGCAGTTCATCTCTGCGGCCAACAAGTCGCTGATGAAAACCATGGGCAAGGTCGGCCTCTGCACGGCAGAGAGCTATATTGGTGGCGAGTTCTTTGAACCGAACTTCCTTGATACCGATGAGCCTATTCTCAAGCGCTATTTCCCCAACATGAAGAATACGGTTGGTGGTGTTGACTTTGCCTCTGTCGCAAAGAGCGTGGTCAACTGGCACAAGAGAGCCTGCGAAGTCAAAAACGAAGATGACATCCCGCTGCTGGGCCTGTTCAAGGAGCGCTCTGAAGGGGCTGGTCATACCTATGGCACGCTCGCTGTGCGCGGTTTCGTGGAGATGACCGAAGAGCCGATCCAGTCGGACCTGTCTGCCCCTGAAAAGGGTGACGGCGACGTCAATGATCTGCGTCTGCTGCCCGTCGACAGGCTCAAGGATGCCTATGGCAAGGGCTCGGATTCCTATCGCAACACCAGCTTTGGACGGCGCACGCCGGAAGAGATCGACTCCTTCCGGATCACGCCGAACTATCGCAAATTTGCGCTTGAACTGGCCAAGGAACGCGAAGCGCGCCCTGCGGCCCTACGCGACGTTCTGTGCTTCCCGACGGATATCAGCTGGGCAGCGACGGCGGAGGAATTCCGCACCGAACTGTTCCGGCACGATCTGGTTGGCAACAACAATTTCTTTGTTCGCGGCCTGCGTGTCCATCACAACAAGGATGACAGTTTCACGGTCTTCTTTGCCAGCAAGTTTAGCCATGAAAGGCTGATTGCGCTGTCAGTTGCCCTCAAGAGCCAGTTTGGCGACGAACTGCTTACGATGGAAACCGAGGGTGAAAATATTCACATCACTGCCAAGGGGCTGGCGCATTTCTATCTGGCCAACCACAAGCGGCCAAACGGCAAGCTGGCACTGAACAAGGTTCAGCCTGCCCATGAAATCACCGCGATGCTCGCTTCCGGTGCCATGTCTCATGGTGCGTTGGTCGCCCCCGCTCACGAAGCCGTGGCGCATGGTGCGAATATGGTCGGGGCCTTCTCAAACTCAGGTGAAGGTGGCGAACATTATTCACGCTATGGCACGATCCGTTCTTCGAGCATCAAGCAGCTCGCTTCCGGTCGCTTCGGTGTCTGGACCGGCTATCTGGCCGACCCGACTCTGGAAGAAATCGAAATCAAGATCGCTCAGGGTGCCAAGCCCGGTGAAGGTGGCCAGTTGCCTGGCAAGAAAGTAACGGTAGAGATTGCGGCCGCCCGTGGTGGCACGCCGGGGGTCGAGCTGATTTCCCCTCCGCCGCACCATGACACCTACTCAATCGAGGATCTGGCACAGCTGATCCACGACGCCAAGGCTGCGCGTGTTCGAGTCATCGTCAAGCTGGTTTCCTCTGAAGGCATCGGCACGATTGCCGTCGGTGTAGCCAAGGCTGGCGCTGATGTCATCAATATTGCGGGCAACTCGGGCGGTACCGGTGCGGCTGCCGTAACCTCGCTGAAGAATACCGGCCGTGCGGCCGAGATCGGCCTTGCGGAAGTCCATCAGGCGCTCTGCGCCAACGGTCTGCGCGACAAGGTTATTCTCAGATGCTCCGGCGCTCACCAGACGGCAACGGACGTTGTCAAATCCTGTCTGCTGGGTGGCGACAGCTTCGAATTTGGTACCACTGCGCTGATGATGCTCAAATGCGTCATGGCCAAGAACTGCAACATCAAATGCCCAGCCGGTCTTACGACCAACTCGGAAGTCTTTGATGGCGACCCGCGTGCGCTTGGTCAGTATCTGATGAATATTGCCCATGAATGCCGCGAAATTCTCGCTAATCTTGGTTTCAAGAGCATGCGCGAGGCCCGTGGCCGTTCAGACTATCTGCACCTGATCAAGCATCCCAGCGCGATCGGCCAGATGGATCTGCGCAACATGCTCAGAGTGGTGCCGGAAGTTCACATCAAGGAGCCGGTCTATCTGGAAGCCCATTATGAAATCGACGACATGCTCTTGAAGGAATTCAAGAACAAGGCCGTTCAGCGTCATCACAAGCGAGCAACGCTGGTCGTCGAGAAGAAACTCGACAACCGCAACAAGACGGTTGGCGGGCAGCTTTCCATCGATATCGAACGGATGCTGCAGCACGAGATTTCAGAGAAGCATGTGAAATCCATGCCGATGGTCTATACCGATGACCGCGGCCGTAACATGCTCAAGCCGGAAACGCTGGAGATCCATACCCATGGTTCTGCGGGTCAGTCCTATGCGGCCTTCTGTAACTCGGGCATGGTGTTCCATCATGTCGGCACCTGCAATGACGGCGTCGGCAAAGGCGCGTCCGGCGGCTATATCGCGGTTCATTCGCCCGGTGGTGGAACCGAGGAAAACGTGCTGATCGGTAACTTTGCCCTGTTTGGTGCGTCCGGATCTTCGCTGTTTGTTGAAGGTGGCGCGGGCGACCGCTTCGGTGTCCGCAACTCCGGGGCCACGGCGGTTGTCGAAGGCGTCGGCGACTTCTGCGGTGAATATATGACCAACGGAGCCATCATGAATCTTGGTGTCTTCGGCAAGGGCTTCTGCAACGGTATGTCCGGTGGCGTCGCCTATCAGTATGATCCATATAATCAGCTCGAAGCGCTTTACAGCCATGACTCGGTCAAGCTGCATCGGCTCGATGGCGACAATGATCGCGCCAAACTGCACAAGCTTGCCGTAATGCGTCTGCTGCGTCATCACGTCAAATTCACCGGCTCGAAGAAAGGCAAGTTCCTGCTCGACAATTTCGACACGGAAATCGTCAACTTCAAGTTCGCAACGCCTCTGGCGCTGGAAACCTATCAGAATTACGAAGCCATTCTGAAGGCCAACCCGCGCAAGGAGCTGACCGAAGAACTGGCCAATGCGCTGGTTTCCTATCAGTTGCGCAAGTTCAAACTGGCCTATCGCGACGGCAAGGTCATTGCTGGCGGCATCATCCCCAAACAGGGTGAGACCGACACCAAGCTGATGTATGAGTTGATCAATAATTTCACCGTGATCAACATGGCTCAGCAGATCGTCAAGGGTCGCTATCGCGGCGAGGAAATTTCGGCAGAGACGCTCAATAGCGGCGTGCGCAAGCTGATCCTTACCGAGGATTTCACTCTGATGACCAAGCTGTCTGCCATAGCCCGTCAGGCGCTGACCGATTATTCCGACATGGAATTGGCGGTGCTGATCTCGGACAAGCGCATGAAAGACTACAAGACTGCCTTGTCAAACCGCAATGTGCGCCTGATGGACTCTATCGGCACATATGGCTGGATCCTGCTTCAGGATCGGCAGAACCGCAAGGCAATGGGCGAGTTACCGGATTTCGAAAGCTTGTTTGCTGCGACATCCAGTCAGGAACTGGTCAAGCAGGTGCCATGA
- a CDS encoding sulfite reductase flavoprotein subunit alpha: MTIPFLPADAPFSEDQKSWLAGFYAGLHTQMLVGKKSATAESKSTLTANILYGTQTGNSEGLAEDFAATLRAEGVNASVASLDDVEVDSLVEMNYVFLITSTYGEGEMPDNAQLFWDALKSSEAPRLEHMHFSVLALGDTAYDGFCEAGKQFDLRFEQLGAKRLTGRVDCDVDFEESADGWMSSAREELAKHKPDDAGGPISPSDAAAAKPAKSKWTRKNPFEAPVTVNHLLSGEGSAKEIRHYEFDLSNDGPSYVAGDALNVIPTNDPALVAEWLGYMGVDGDKSVAGKDVSLQELLFSQLEISTPSSDFIKAIAERTDDEHLQHIVDFNDKEAMEAYLWSKDALDIARLHPKAKFSVEELIALFKPLQHRAYSISSSSKMHEKSVHLTIASVRYESHGRKHGGVASCFLADRVGSEAAKVFVSPNKSFRVPENNDVPMIMVGPGTGIAPFRAFLQERQAIGAKGFNWLFFGDQHAKTDFIYKDELAQMQADGVLNRLDLAFSRDQAEKIYVQTRMKEFAKELYGALQEGGHFYVCGDASRMAKDVDRALHQVISDQAGLSEDGAMDYVNLMKKEKRYVRDVY, encoded by the coding sequence ATGACCATACCTTTCCTTCCTGCTGACGCCCCATTCTCAGAAGACCAGAAATCCTGGCTGGCCGGATTCTATGCCGGCTTGCACACCCAGATGCTCGTTGGCAAGAAATCCGCGACTGCTGAATCCAAATCCACGCTCACGGCCAATATTCTCTACGGCACGCAGACGGGCAATTCCGAAGGCCTTGCTGAAGATTTCGCAGCAACCCTGCGCGCTGAAGGTGTCAATGCCAGCGTGGCTTCCCTTGATGACGTGGAAGTCGACAGTCTGGTCGAGATGAATTATGTCTTCCTCATCACCTCCACCTATGGCGAAGGCGAAATGCCGGACAATGCCCAGCTGTTCTGGGATGCGCTCAAATCATCGGAGGCCCCTCGCCTCGAACATATGCATTTCTCGGTACTGGCGCTGGGTGACACCGCCTATGACGGCTTCTGCGAGGCTGGCAAGCAGTTCGATCTGCGCTTCGAGCAACTGGGCGCCAAGCGCCTGACCGGGCGCGTCGATTGCGATGTCGATTTCGAGGAAAGCGCGGATGGCTGGATGTCGTCAGCGCGCGAGGAACTGGCCAAGCACAAACCCGATGATGCAGGCGGTCCAATCTCGCCAAGTGATGCTGCAGCCGCCAAACCGGCGAAATCCAAATGGACCCGCAAGAATCCGTTCGAAGCGCCAGTCACGGTCAACCATCTGCTCTCGGGCGAAGGCTCCGCCAAGGAAATTCGTCATTACGAGTTTGATTTGTCCAACGACGGGCCAAGCTATGTGGCGGGTGACGCGCTCAATGTCATTCCGACCAATGATCCGGCGCTGGTTGCCGAGTGGCTTGGCTATATGGGCGTTGATGGCGACAAAAGCGTGGCTGGCAAGGACGTGTCTCTTCAAGAGCTGCTCTTCAGCCAACTTGAAATTTCCACCCCGTCGAGCGACTTTATCAAGGCGATAGCCGAGCGCACCGATGACGAGCATCTCCAGCATATTGTCGATTTCAACGACAAGGAAGCCATGGAGGCCTATCTCTGGTCAAAGGATGCCTTGGATATCGCAAGGCTTCATCCCAAGGCGAAATTTTCTGTTGAGGAATTGATCGCCCTGTTCAAGCCCTTGCAGCATCGCGCCTATTCGATTTCGTCCAGCTCGAAGATGCATGAGAAAAGCGTACATCTGACCATTGCTTCGGTGCGCTATGAGAGCCATGGCCGCAAGCATGGCGGTGTTGCCTCCTGCTTCCTTGCAGATCGTGTCGGCAGCGAAGCGGCCAAGGTCTTCGTTTCTCCAAACAAGAGCTTCCGGGTGCCGGAAAATAACGATGTGCCGATGATCATGGTCGGACCGGGAACGGGCATTGCGCCATTCCGTGCCTTCCTGCAGGAGCGTCAGGCCATCGGAGCCAAAGGCTTCAACTGGCTGTTCTTCGGTGATCAGCATGCAAAGACCGATTTCATCTATAAGGATGAATTGGCACAAATGCAGGCGGATGGCGTTTTGAACCGTCTTGATCTGGCCTTTTCTCGCGATCAGGCAGAGAAGATCTATGTTCAAACTCGGATGAAGGAATTTGCCAAGGAACTCTATGGCGCTCTTCAGGAAGGTGGGCATTTCTATGTCTGCGGCGATGCTTCGCGCATGGCCAAGGATGTTGATCGCGCTCTTCATCAGGTCATTTCCGATCAGGCAGGCCTCAGCGAGGATGGGGCGATGGATTATGTCAACCTGATGAAAAAGGAAAAGCGTTACGTGCGCGACGTTTATTGA
- a CDS encoding ABC transporter substrate-binding protein, translating to MRKFILSSILAAFAATPALAEELVLYTSQPNADAQQTVDAFMAEYPDVKVTWVRDGTTKVMAKLQAEIAAGDVRPDLLLIADMVTLEGLKQSDQLQPYKSDAASAYDPALYDGEGYYYSTKLITTGIVYNTGAEFKPTSWQDLAKPDMKGMIAMPSPLYSGAALIHLATLTGDEALGWDYYQALAKNEARAQGGNGGTFKAVASGEKPYGVVVDYLAIRSKAKGSPVEFVFPEEGVSYVTEPVAILKTAKNVDAAHKFVDFLLSDKGQDLVLSQGYIPAKNGAAVPEGFPERSKIKLMSFDPASALANAEENKSRFAEMFGAQ from the coding sequence ATGCGTAAATTCATTCTCTCCTCCATACTGGCGGCTTTTGCTGCAACGCCTGCACTGGCTGAAGAGCTGGTGCTCTATACCAGTCAGCCCAACGCCGACGCTCAACAGACCGTTGACGCCTTTATGGCAGAATATCCGGATGTGAAGGTAACCTGGGTGCGCGATGGCACAACGAAGGTCATGGCCAAGCTTCAGGCAGAAATCGCCGCAGGTGATGTGCGCCCTGATCTGCTGCTGATCGCTGACATGGTCACCCTTGAAGGGCTCAAACAGAGCGATCAGCTTCAGCCCTACAAGTCGGATGCTGCCAGCGCCTATGATCCGGCGCTTTATGATGGCGAAGGATATTACTATTCCACCAAGCTGATCACGACCGGTATCGTTTATAACACCGGTGCTGAATTCAAGCCGACCAGTTGGCAAGATCTGGCAAAGCCAGACATGAAGGGCATGATCGCGATGCCGTCGCCGCTCTATTCTGGCGCTGCGCTGATCCATCTTGCAACGCTGACCGGCGATGAGGCATTGGGCTGGGATTATTATCAGGCTCTGGCAAAGAATGAAGCACGGGCGCAAGGGGGCAATGGCGGCACCTTCAAGGCTGTTGCTTCGGGCGAGAAGCCTTATGGCGTGGTGGTCGATTATCTGGCCATTCGCAGCAAGGCCAAGGGGTCGCCGGTGGAGTTTGTCTTCCCCGAGGAAGGCGTTTCCTATGTTACTGAGCCGGTGGCCATTCTGAAAACAGCGAAGAATGTCGATGCGGCACATAAATTTGTCGATTTTCTGCTGTCGGACAAGGGGCAGGATCTGGTGCTGTCTCAGGGCTACATTCCGGCCAAAAACGGCGCGGCAGTTCCGGAAGGGTTCCCGGAGCGCAGCAAGATCAAGTTGATGTCCTTTGACCCGGCTTCGGCCCTTGCCAATGCCGAGGAAAACAAGAGCCGCTTTGCCGAGATGTTCGGGGCGCAATAA
- a CDS encoding iron ABC transporter permease — MTFITMVNGGKSGRPDGRSGLFLAILTPIIVILCLLPVLRLMMQGLLQDSAFSTSHLTRILSEPQTWGATWNSVSISASGTLISLLFGGTFAFLVALTDIRAKAALVFCFMLPMMIPPQITALSWLQMFGPTSALLKMLGIAPKLGSPQPLYSVGGIALLLGIQHASLIFLTLRAALRQVPREQVEAARLAGAGGLAVWRDIILPITSPALIAGIAMTFVTAIGNFGISAMLGIPANIQMLPTLIYSKLSSFGPSVLAEVAVLAILIGLIAAGGVILHHHLVKGREYRLHGIVGRPLDISLGRYRLLVEICMWAVLFFVLVVPLIALISASLVPAFGMVLSWSTASLEAYREVLFRQAATMRAFVNSFGLSVGAAGTLFLLAVPLAYGMMKQSCWISRTLDILIEIPYAMPGIVLAIACILTFQRIPILDVSLYGTLAIIFIAYLARFFVIALKPVSSSFQQMEPNLEEAAQACGASPFRRLTDILLPAVAPSAAAGALLVFLTAFNELTVSALLWSSGNETLGVVIFNLDDSGESVLASAVAVLVVLVVIGLMSIIEIMGNHLPKGVIPWRS, encoded by the coding sequence ATGACATTCATCACCATGGTGAATGGTGGTAAGTCAGGCCGGCCAGATGGTCGGTCTGGCCTTTTTCTTGCTATTCTCACGCCGATCATCGTCATTTTGTGTCTGCTGCCCGTCTTGCGTCTGATGATGCAGGGGCTGTTGCAGGATTCTGCCTTCTCCACCAGCCATCTGACGCGGATTCTTTCCGAACCTCAAACATGGGGGGCGACGTGGAATTCGGTTTCCATCTCGGCATCGGGCACTTTGATTTCCCTGCTGTTCGGCGGAACCTTTGCCTTTCTGGTCGCCTTGACGGACATTCGCGCCAAGGCTGCTCTGGTCTTCTGCTTCATGCTGCCGATGATGATTCCGCCGCAGATTACGGCGCTTTCCTGGTTGCAGATGTTCGGCCCGACCAGTGCGTTGCTCAAAATGCTCGGCATAGCGCCAAAATTGGGCTCCCCCCAGCCGCTCTATTCGGTCGGCGGCATTGCGTTATTGCTCGGCATTCAGCATGCTTCGCTGATCTTCCTCACCCTGCGTGCGGCGCTGAGGCAAGTGCCGCGGGAGCAGGTCGAGGCAGCCCGGCTGGCAGGTGCCGGAGGGCTTGCGGTCTGGCGGGACATTATTCTGCCCATTACCAGCCCTGCCCTGATTGCAGGCATCGCAATGACGTTTGTTACGGCAATTGGCAATTTCGGCATATCGGCGATGTTGGGTATTCCGGCCAATATTCAGATGCTGCCAACGCTCATCTATTCGAAACTTTCCAGCTTTGGCCCCTCGGTGCTGGCCGAGGTTGCCGTTCTGGCCATATTGATTGGCCTGATCGCGGCAGGCGGCGTGATTTTGCATCATCATCTGGTGAAGGGGCGTGAATATCGCTTGCATGGCATCGTTGGCAGGCCTCTTGATATTTCTTTGGGGCGTTACCGGCTGCTGGTAGAGATTTGCATGTGGGCCGTACTGTTTTTCGTTCTCGTCGTGCCCCTGATTGCGCTGATCTCTGCGTCTCTGGTTCCGGCCTTTGGCATGGTGCTGAGCTGGAGCACAGCCAGCCTTGAAGCCTATCGGGAAGTGCTTTTCAGGCAGGCCGCCACCATGCGTGCTTTCGTAAACAGTTTCGGGCTCTCTGTTGGTGCCGCCGGGACGCTGTTTTTGCTCGCCGTACCGCTTGCCTATGGCATGATGAAACAGTCTTGCTGGATATCCCGCACCCTCGATATTCTGATCGAGATTCCCTATGCGATGCCGGGCATTGTTCTGGCGATTGCCTGCATCCTGACATTCCAGCGCATCCCCATTCTTGATGTCAGCCTCTATGGCACGCTGGCGATCATATTCATCGCCTATCTGGCGCGCTTCTTTGTCATTGCACTCAAACCCGTATCCAGTTCATTCCAGCAGATGGAACCCAATCTTGAAGAAGCCGCTCAGGCCTGTGGAGCTTCTCCCTTTCGCCGCCTGACAGACATTCTCCTGCCTGCGGTAGCGCCTTCGGCGGCGGCCGGTGCGCTGCTTGTCTTTCTGACAGCCTTCAATGAACTGACCGTATCCGCCCTGCTCTGGTCTTCAGGCAATGAAACGCTAGGTGTTGTCATTTTCAATCTCGATGACAGCGGCGAGAGCGTCCTCGCCTCGGCCGTGGCGGTTCTGGTGGTGTTGGTTGTTATCGGGTTGATGAGCATTATTGAAATCATGGGCAACCATTTGCCCAAAGGAGTCATTCCGTGGCGAAGCTGA
- a CDS encoding ABC transporter ATP-binding protein: MAKLIYNNICKSFDQVDVLKSISLEIEDGELVALLGPSGCGKTTMLRLTAGFERPDCGTIHKGGELMSDAIHHVAPEKRNMGIVFQSYALWPNMTVAENVAYPLKIRKLPEEKIDAILFNALETVSLIDFADAEPATLSGGQRQRVALARCLVMQPDAVLLDEPLANLDAHLREVMQRTFVEFHKRSGATMVYVTHDQAEAMAMADRIAVMFNGEVAQIDKPQNLYHQPKSEQVARFIGQSSILTGYLEGRSEGEWRDVVIHGQEFRTRQSQHIAALPEAHPVGLCIRPENVTLDQENGLPARVISSTYLGERYRLGLEMSDGTDIIAYSNQPVTLGMSVRFSFDRAWAV, from the coding sequence GTGGCGAAGCTGATCTATAACAATATTTGCAAGAGCTTTGATCAGGTCGATGTGCTGAAATCCATCTCGCTTGAAATCGAAGATGGAGAGCTGGTTGCTCTGCTCGGACCTTCGGGCTGCGGCAAGACCACGATGTTGCGCCTGACCGCCGGTTTCGAGCGACCTGATTGCGGAACCATCCATAAAGGTGGAGAGCTGATGTCGGATGCCATCCATCATGTCGCCCCGGAAAAGCGCAATATGGGCATCGTTTTCCAATCCTATGCCCTTTGGCCAAACATGACCGTTGCGGAGAATGTCGCCTATCCGCTCAAGATCAGAAAATTGCCGGAAGAAAAGATCGACGCTATTCTTTTCAATGCCCTTGAAACGGTTTCCCTCATTGACTTTGCTGATGCGGAACCCGCCACCCTTTCTGGCGGGCAAAGGCAGCGGGTGGCCCTGGCCCGCTGTCTGGTCATGCAGCCTGATGCCGTGTTGCTCGATGAGCCTCTAGCCAATCTGGACGCCCATTTGCGCGAAGTGATGCAGCGCACATTTGTCGAGTTTCACAAACGGTCCGGCGCGACGATGGTTTATGTCACCCATGATCAGGCCGAAGCCATGGCCATGGCGGACAGGATCGCGGTCATGTTCAATGGTGAAGTGGCGCAGATCGACAAGCCACAAAATCTCTATCATCAGCCCAAGAGCGAACAGGTGGCCCGTTTCATTGGCCAAAGTTCCATTCTGACCGGTTATCTTGAAGGCCGGAGCGAGGGCGAATGGCGCGATGTCGTGATCCACGGTCAGGAATTCAGAACACGCCAGAGCCAGCATATTGCAGCCCTGCCCGAGGCCCATCCTGTGGGACTTTGCATTCGGCCAGAGAATGTGACGCTGGATCAGGAAAACGGATTGCCCGCACGCGTGATATCCTCAACCTATCTGGGAGAGCGCTATCGCCTCGGACTGGAGATGAGCGATGGGACCGACATTATCGCCTATAGCAATCAGCCCGTGACATTGGGCATGTCGGTCCGCTTTTCGTTTGATCGGGCCTGGGCTGTCTGA